Within Flagellimonas maritima, the genomic segment CGGCCAGTCGTTTTGCTTGATTTTCAGTAATCATTCCCAAAGTACAGCAAACCTCCATATCCAACTTATTTATGGTCCGAACCATTTCCAGAACCTGATCAAACTCTGGACCATCTTTGACGTTACGCCATGCGGCTCCCATACAAACTCTTGAACTTCCAGAAGATTTGGCTCTTAATGCTTGTGCCTTTACCTGCTCAACACCCATTAAATCATTTCCTTCAATATCGGTATGGTATCTTGCTGCCTGTGGACAATAACCACAATCTTCTGAGCAACCCCCTGTTTTAATGGATAACAAGGTAGAAACTTGGACTGTATTGGGGTCATGGCGTTTTCGATGTACAGTTGCTGCATCGTACAATAACTCCATTAAAGGTTTGTTATAAATTTCTAGAATTTCTTTTTTGGTCCAGTTGTGTCTTAATTCGCTCATAAACTTAGGCTGTATCTACTTTCAAAAATAGGCCAATTCAACTAGAAATTATAATTCAGGGATTTTAATTCTTCTTGGACAAGAATGAATATACTAAAAAAATAAGTAGCTATATTCTATCGCTGATTTACTTTTTTTCATTTCTAAGGAGCAAAAAACCTCCAATTAAAAAAATTAATTGGGAAATCCACAGGATATGTGTGTATTCACTGTTTTTTAAAATAGTCCATTTTAAAATCATTGCCAGAGCTGCCAAACCTATTAAAATGTAACCAATAATTCTCTTGTTCATATCATAAGTTTTAGGGCGTCCATTTAGAAAGTAAAACGGAAACTGCGTTCCCCCCGAACCCTACGGCATTGACCATTACTCTTTGTATGGATTCTTTCTTTACTTCTTGTTGATATAATGGAGGTTGAATATGTTTTTGATATTGGAGCATCAAAATGGCCATTTCTATACTCAACATCCCCGAGGCTCCAAAAGTGTGTCCCACTTTCCATTTATTGGTAGTTAAAAAAGGTAATTTTTTACAAAACACTTTTTCAATTGCTTTCAATTCTGATAAATCACCCTTCACGGTTCCTGGGGAATGCATCACAATTACATCTACGTCTTCTGGGGATAAACTGCCAAGAGCCATTTTCATGGATTGTTGAAAGCACTGTGCATCTGTAGAGATAGATACATTATGTTTTAGAGGTTCCGTGGCATACCCTATACCTTGAATCAATGCCAGTGCATTTGATTGTTTTCCGCTCTCCAAACAAGCCATTGCTGCTCCTTCTCCCAATACCATGGAGTTTTTTTTCTTGTTAAAATTTAAGGCTTGGCAGGGGTAGCTTCGACTACGCTCAGCTACCTTATTTTCTGTTCCTGTGCTTCGACTACGCTCAGCTACCTCATTGTCCTGTTTTGGATTATCTCCTTGGGAGCTGAGCAGAGTCGAAGCTATCAAATTTTTACCCTGAGCGGAGTCGAAGGGGGCATAAATTTTTAAAGCCTGCATCTGGGCTATGGTAAAAGGTGTTAATGGAGCCTCACTGCCTCCAACCAAAAACTTAGCTGTCATGCCAGACTGAATCCACGCAATACCGTTCAACAAAGCGTGTAATGCCGTGGAGCAGGTAATGGAATGTGAGATTTCCGGGCCTTTGGATTTTAAATCGTGCGCTACCCAAGATGAGATATTCCCTAAGGTCGTTGTTGGGGAAGATAAGGTAGATGATTTTCCCCGTTTTAGAAATTCTTCATGGTATTTCTCAAAAAGTGAAGTCGCCCCACGTGAAGAACCGATATTGATTCCAAAATCAACTGTGCCTCTCCAACCTGCACTATCAATGGCTTTTCTTGCCGAAAAAATGGCGAAAAGTACAGATTCATCCAAATTTTTATAAGTATCGTTAGAATTTTTTAAGGCTTCTATTTTAGATATAGTGTTTTCAGGCAGAGGAGATGCCCAAACATACTGCTCACCAATCCTGGTTTTTGATAAATTATGGTTGTCATTTAGATAGGAGTTCCATATTTTTTCGAGAGAATCCCCTAATGAAGAAATCGAAGCTATTGCGGTAATGGAAATTGGTTCTTTCAACATGAATCATATCATTTCAATGGCGGACTTTACAGCGCTATAAATTTGTTCCATTTCTTTTTTGGTTGTTGTAAATGGTGCCAGAATATAAATAGTATTTCCAAGTGGGCGAAGAAAAACACCATTGTCCATAAAATGTTTGAAAAGTTTGTCCCTTAAATTACCATAACGTTCCATTTTTACGTTCAAATCCAAAGCGTATATAACTCCCAATTGGCGGGTAGCAGCTATTTTAGGATGATTTTTGATCGATTCATTAAATTGTTTGTGCCACTGGATAATGTTTTCAATATTATCCTGAACTTCATCGGTCTGGAGTAATTCCAAGGCTGCCAAAGCCGCTGTACATGCCAAAGGGTTAGCAGTATAGGTATGTCCATGAAACAATCCTTTGGCCATCTCGTCACTATAAAATGCACTGTATACATCTTGCGTACAGGTAGTAAGCCCCATTGGTAATAATCCTGCGGTCAGTGCTTTTGAAAGGCATATAACATCCGGTTTTGTTTCTATGTGATCGGATGCAAAAAATTTTCCGGTTTTTCCGAATCCCGTCATTACCTCATCAGCAATTGTGAGTACATTGTGCTCTTTTAAAAGAGATAAAATCATGTTAAGACCAACAGGGCAATGCATTTTCATTGCTGCTGCACCTTGTACCAAAGGTTCGTAGATAAAACCAGCTACGGAACTATTCTTCAATCTATCTTTTAGTATCTCTAGAACATCCTCAATATTTTCTGGAGTTGGTACGGGAATCCGCTTCACCTCAATAAAGAAATCCTCGAAAGGACCATTATAAACGGATAGACCGGAAACCGACATGGCTCCAAATGTATCTCCATGAAACGCCTCATCAAAAGCCAAAAGTACATTTCGTTTTTCCCCTTTATTAAAATGGTATTGCAGGGCCATTTTAATCCCAATCTCGGTAGCAGTGGAACCATTGTCGGAAAAGAAGAGTTTTTCTTGATTGACAGGAAGGATTTTGATGAGTTCTTCGGAAAGCTTTACCGCTGGTTCGTGCGTGAAACCACTGAAAACTACTTGATCCAGTTTTTGCATCTGGGCACTCACTTTTTTCAGAATATAAGGATTGCAATGCCCATACATGCATGTATACCATGAAGAAATTCCATCCACGTATTCTTTTCCTTCCTCATCGTAAAGAATTGTTCCTTTTGCACTCGAAATTGCCAACATTTCTGAATGGATTTTATGTTGGGTAAGTGGATGCCATAAGTGTTTTTTGTCCCTTTCGGCAATTTTTTTCGATGTAACAGGTTTAGTCAAACGCTTCAATTTATCTATCTTGCAAAGATCGTGATTAAAACGTAAAAAACTCTATCCTAAAAGTGCTTAAAAAGGTTAACGAATTCCTTGTTCCTGATTACAAAAATCTAAATTGGAAAACAGTTTTTCTACTACTATTATTGATTGCTCTTTTTATTAGATTCCCATTCTTTTTTAGGGATTATATAGACCGGGACGAAAGTACTTTTATCATAATGGCACAATCGTGGGTAGAAGGGCATTTGCCATACACAGAACTTTGGGATCTAAAACCCCCGATAACATTTCTGTCTTTTGCAATGGTTATCTATTTTTTTGGCAAAAGTTTTATTGCCATTCGTTTTTTTGGAACTCTCATTGTGGCAATTACAGCTCTTTTTACATTTTGCATTGCTACAAAACTGACATCTAAAAAAATTGCTTTTTGGTGTGCTGTTTTCTGTGTTTTTTTACAAAGTCTTTTTGGTAGTCTGCAAGGAGTCATGTCCGAACACATTTCTATTCTATTCTTTGTTATGGGCATTTATGTTTTGTTCACCAAAAAACATATGGTTTGGTATCTTTTTGTTGGTTTAAGCTTTGGGCTTTCCGTGCTATCAAAATTGAATATGGCTTACCCATTACTTATCTTGAGTATTTATCTGATCTGGAAAGGAATTAATGAAAAGCAGTTTTGGATGTATTTCAAACATCTTTTTTTTATAGGTATAGGATTTATTTTATTGGTAATACTAACTGCTATACCCTACTATTTACAAGGTGAAATATCAACATGGTGGCAATCTATTTTTGAGGCTCCTTTGGCATATTCCAGTTCAAAACACCATTCAATTTCAAAAACCTTACCATTTGTTTTTATAGTACTGCTTTTGTTGGTTGTTGGATTGAAGACAAAGACCATAAATTTTAAATCCAAGCCCATACAAATCCTGGCTGTTATCATTATCGGGGTTTTACTTTCCTTCATGCAAGCTGGGAAAGTAAACGGGCATTATTTGATTCAAATCTATCCTTTTTTACTGATTCTAGCGGGTATAGCCGCAAGCAAGGTTTCCGCTATACCCAAAAAGTTTATAGGTGTCATTATATTACTGCTGTTCCTGCTACCCATTGAAGCATACTTGGAATATGTGAATATCATTTCCAATAAAACAGAAAAGGGTACTTATTATAACGGAGAGGGCATTGAAGTTCCTAACTATATCAGTGAAAATAATTTAGAGACCAAAAATATATTCTTTACGGAATATCATATTGGATATTGGGTTTTGGGAGTAAACCCACCAACCAAAGCTGCCACGCATCCCAGTAGTATAGCCAGGGAAGAGCTTTTCCCATTTATGAAAAACCCAAGAAAAACTGGGATGCAAGAACTGCGCTATATTTTAGAGGTTTTACAGCCAAAAATTATTGTCGCACGAAATGGGAAAAGGATTTTCGACAAAAAATTGGTAGATTTCAATTTTTACATAGATTTATATTTGGCCCAACATTACACTTTAGTAAAAACTATAGATCGAGGATTGATTTACCAAAGACTAGAATGATTCCAATCCGGTTTTTAACTGATCAGCATATTTCTTCACGATCATTTTATTAAAAGCATCTTCTTCATTGATCCTGCCGAGAAATGAAACTCCTGTCTTGTTCAAAATAATACTTTCTGTAGTTGGGTGTTCATTTCCGCTGAAAATAATCCCTATCTCCAAATTTTTTTCCTGCAATTTTTCAATAGTTAAAAGTGAATGGTTGATACTGCCCAAATAGTGCCTGGAAACTACAATGACCTTATAGTCTGGTCGAATTAAATCAAAAATGGTGTCCGTATTGTTCAATGGAACCAATAGTCCCCCCGCTCCTTCTATAACCAAATGATTCTCGGTTTGTGGCGGAACTATTTTTTTTAAGTCAATTTTTATCCCATCAATATCAGCTGCTCCGTGTGGACTCATGGGTGTATGGAGGGCATAGCTGTTCTTGTGGATTTTGGATTTGTTATTCGAAATTAGCTCTTTAACTTTATGACTATCCGAATATTCCAAGTCCCCAGCCTGTATAGGTTTCCAATAATCAGCTTCAAGAGCTTCTACAATTATGGCTGAAGCAAGCGTCTTACCAACGTCGGTGGATATTCCGGTAATAAAAAAATTCATTGGTTTGGTTTGGTTATGAAGTTACATTGTGCACATTTATATTTTCTGGGCTCAAAAAAAGGGAAGAGTTTATAAAATATACTATTTCTTGAATAGTATATTTCTGATTTAGCGGCACTGCAGTTAGGGCAGATAATAGGTTTTCCATCCTTGTCCGTCGCATAATTACGAATGTCGTCATATATTGTCCTGGCCCTATCCTTATCAACAGAATATACCAATAACTTTACTCCACCAATAGCTGCACTGATCAATGGGTCTGAGTTTATAGTATTCTCATCTTTTAAAAAAACTTGTATACCCTCAGATTCAAGTTTACCTTTTATGATTTGTACATCAGCAGGAAACTCAAA encodes:
- a CDS encoding beta-ketoacyl synthase N-terminal-like domain-containing protein, whose protein sequence is MLKEPISITAIASISSLGDSLEKIWNSYLNDNHNLSKTRIGEQYVWASPLPENTISKIEALKNSNDTYKNLDESVLFAIFSARKAIDSAGWRGTVDFGINIGSSRGATSLFEKYHEEFLKRGKSSTLSSPTTTLGNISSWVAHDLKSKGPEISHSITCSTALHALLNGIAWIQSGMTAKFLVGGSEAPLTPFTIAQMQALKIYAPFDSAQGKNLIASTLLSSQGDNPKQDNEVAERSRSTGTENKVAERSRSYPCQALNFNKKKNSMVLGEGAAMACLESGKQSNALALIQGIGYATEPLKHNVSISTDAQCFQQSMKMALGSLSPEDVDVIVMHSPGTVKGDLSELKAIEKVFCKKLPFLTTNKWKVGHTFGASGMLSIEMAILMLQYQKHIQPPLYQQEVKKESIQRVMVNAVGFGGNAVSVLLSKWTP
- the bioA gene encoding adenosylmethionine--8-amino-7-oxononanoate transaminase, whose product is MKRLTKPVTSKKIAERDKKHLWHPLTQHKIHSEMLAISSAKGTILYDEEGKEYVDGISSWYTCMYGHCNPYILKKVSAQMQKLDQVVFSGFTHEPAVKLSEELIKILPVNQEKLFFSDNGSTATEIGIKMALQYHFNKGEKRNVLLAFDEAFHGDTFGAMSVSGLSVYNGPFEDFFIEVKRIPVPTPENIEDVLEILKDRLKNSSVAGFIYEPLVQGAAAMKMHCPVGLNMILSLLKEHNVLTIADEVMTGFGKTGKFFASDHIETKPDVICLSKALTAGLLPMGLTTCTQDVYSAFYSDEMAKGLFHGHTYTANPLACTAALAALELLQTDEVQDNIENIIQWHKQFNESIKNHPKIAATRQLGVIYALDLNVKMERYGNLRDKLFKHFMDNGVFLRPLGNTIYILAPFTTTKKEMEQIYSAVKSAIEMI
- a CDS encoding ArnT family glycosyltransferase — its product is MLKKVNEFLVPDYKNLNWKTVFLLLLLIALFIRFPFFFRDYIDRDESTFIIMAQSWVEGHLPYTELWDLKPPITFLSFAMVIYFFGKSFIAIRFFGTLIVAITALFTFCIATKLTSKKIAFWCAVFCVFLQSLFGSLQGVMSEHISILFFVMGIYVLFTKKHMVWYLFVGLSFGLSVLSKLNMAYPLLILSIYLIWKGINEKQFWMYFKHLFFIGIGFILLVILTAIPYYLQGEISTWWQSIFEAPLAYSSSKHHSISKTLPFVFIVLLLLVVGLKTKTINFKSKPIQILAVIIIGVLLSFMQAGKVNGHYLIQIYPFLLILAGIAASKVSAIPKKFIGVIILLLFLLPIEAYLEYVNIISNKTEKGTYYNGEGIEVPNYISENNLETKNIFFTEYHIGYWVLGVNPPTKAATHPSSIAREELFPFMKNPRKTGMQELRYILEVLQPKIIVARNGKRIFDKKLVDFNFYIDLYLAQHYTLVKTIDRGLIYQRLE
- the bioD gene encoding dethiobiotin synthase, with protein sequence MNFFITGISTDVGKTLASAIIVEALEADYWKPIQAGDLEYSDSHKVKELISNNKSKIHKNSYALHTPMSPHGAADIDGIKIDLKKIVPPQTENHLVIEGAGGLLVPLNNTDTIFDLIRPDYKVIVVSRHYLGSINHSLLTIEKLQEKNLEIGIIFSGNEHPTTESIILNKTGVSFLGRINEEDAFNKMIVKKYADQLKTGLESF
- a CDS encoding DUF2007 domain-containing protein, with the protein product MKQEFYILGSFEFPADVQIIKGKLESEGIQVFLKDENTINSDPLISAAIGGVKLLVYSVDKDRARTIYDDIRNYATDKDGKPIICPNCSAAKSEIYYSRNSIFYKLFPFFEPRKYKCAQCNFITKPNQ